In Planctomycetota bacterium, one DNA window encodes the following:
- a CDS encoding protein-glutamate O-methyltransferase CheR, with protein sequence MVGPVEILLTPEAFAWLSELIYRRSRICLGEDKRVLLASRLGQRLQSLGLATYEDYCHLLAAAGDDEVAELIDLVSTNHTRFFREPVHFELLRGILPDLARRALGAGRSLSLWSAAASSGEEAYSMAIVLAESAAERPAVGWTIEASDISRRMLDRCRMGIYELKRLQLPDGAWRGRYFLRGFGEREGLARVKPALRRRLSVRQVNLFQDRYPVPPGQDVIFCRNVMIYFDQPSRAALLTRLTEQLAPGGYLFVGHTESLTGIPHTLESCGPSVYRRPG encoded by the coding sequence ATGGTCGGACCGGTTGAAATCCTGCTGACGCCGGAGGCGTTCGCCTGGCTCTCCGAGCTGATCTACCGGCGCAGCCGGATCTGCCTCGGCGAGGACAAACGCGTGCTCCTCGCCAGCCGCCTCGGGCAGCGGCTCCAATCGCTCGGCCTGGCGACCTACGAGGACTACTGCCACCTGCTGGCGGCCGCCGGTGACGACGAGGTGGCGGAGTTGATCGACCTCGTGTCGACCAACCACACCCGGTTCTTCCGTGAACCGGTCCACTTCGAGCTGCTCCGCGGGATCCTCCCCGACCTCGCCCGAAGGGCGCTCGGCGCGGGGCGGTCGCTGTCGCTGTGGAGTGCGGCCGCCTCGTCGGGTGAGGAGGCCTACTCGATGGCGATCGTCCTCGCCGAATCGGCGGCGGAGCGCCCGGCGGTGGGATGGACGATCGAGGCCTCCGACATCTCACGGCGGATGCTCGACCGCTGCCGGATGGGGATCTACGAGCTCAAGCGACTCCAACTTCCGGACGGTGCCTGGCGCGGCCGCTACTTCCTCCGCGGGTTCGGCGAACGGGAGGGATTGGCGCGCGTCAAGCCGGCACTGCGCCGCCGGCTCTCGGTCCGTCAGGTGAACCTGTTCCAGGACCGCTATCCCGTTCCCCCGGGACAGGACGTGATCTTCTGCCGCAACGTGATGATCTATTTCGATCAGCCGTCGCGGGCCGCGCTGCTCACCCGGCTCACCGAGCAGCTCGCTCCCGGGGGGTACCTGTTCGTCGGGCACACCGAGAGCCTCACCGGGATTCCCCACACGCTCGAATCCTGCGGGCCGAGCGTCTACCGGAGGCCCGGGTGA
- a CDS encoding purine-binding chemotaxis protein CheW, translating to MTDREPDAQAAAAPGKYLTFTLGDESYGITVAVVRAIIKLCPITPVAGMPPYVKGVINLRGKVIPVVDLRTRFGLPPRADDERTLVIVTALPTLSGGARLHGVIVDRVDELATFTAADIEPTPDFGGAIDIRFIQGMAKSGDRVTALVDLEGIAAAEIAAPGPEPIAPRATPASPA from the coding sequence ATGACCGACAGGGAACCGGATGCCCAGGCGGCTGCCGCGCCGGGGAAGTACCTCACCTTCACGCTCGGCGACGAGTCGTACGGGATCACCGTCGCTGTCGTCCGGGCGATCATCAAGCTCTGCCCGATCACGCCGGTCGCCGGCATGCCGCCGTACGTCAAGGGGGTGATCAACCTCCGCGGCAAGGTGATCCCCGTCGTCGACCTGCGGACGCGCTTCGGCCTACCGCCGCGGGCCGACGACGAACGGACGCTGGTGATCGTCACCGCCCTGCCGACCCTCTCCGGAGGCGCGCGGTTGCACGGCGTGATCGTCGACCGCGTCGACGAGTTGGCGACGTTCACCGCCGCCGACATCGAGCCGACTCCCGACTTCGGCGGAGCCATCGACATCCGCTTCATCCAGGGCATGGCAAAGTCCGGCGACCGGGTCACGGCGCTGGTCGACCTGGAGGGCATCGCCGCGGCCGAGATCGCCGCCCCGGGCCCCGAGCCGATCGCCCCGCGTGCCACGCCCGCATCCCCCGCCTGA
- a CDS encoding chemotaxis protein CheA has translation MTKPDDSPAFAAEAGELIGKIGLELAFVTPGQAASAAVLDDLFAELLVLLPATAPAALVDGVTAAAERLASVAGGGQRPSAATIALLGDWLPWCEEAIASWSAGRTITPWAPPTADAGAAVPAEPVAARPPVSPAPSPPPVAPPAALPDLPEMAVDVVPPDADPDLLPLFCAEAEDLLREIEQGVLVLETDPTDGAQLAALFRAFHTFKGNAGVMKLGVIQQLTHELESLLDGARRGQLVLGREAIGVILAGADVLERFVAELGAQAAGSRPRGALSLPVPAVIEGARLAMLAAPSAPSAAPAVAAVPQVAAAVAPQPAAAVARGGAAPPPAATAVPAVPAPAVVVPEPQPAAAPAPGRAASRAAGGAIVRVDTHKLDSLIDLVGELVIAQSMVVQHPDMVASGDSDLSRAVGQLRGITSDLRRTAMALRMVPIRATFQKMARLVRDLAVQQGKEIQLVLEGEDTELDRTVVDDLSDPLVHMIRNSADHGIEPPEERARAGKQRCGTITLQAFHQGGYIVIRIADDGRGLSPERIRRKAEERGIVSSTAALDRREILELIFAPGFSTAETVTDLSGRGVGMDVVRRTIAGLRGKIEIDSSVGSGTTFTLSVPLTLAIIEGLLVGVAGERYVIPTLSVRESFRLQPGMVSTVHGRGEMVMVHGRLMPLLRLRGRLGTAAEATASRAAGADDGVVVVVEAGADVRCLLVDELIGKQEVVIKDLGEIFRDRTDFAGAAILGNGRVGLILDVAALVQLRGRQGEAAA, from the coding sequence ATGACCAAGCCGGATGATTCGCCGGCCTTCGCCGCCGAAGCGGGGGAGCTGATCGGAAAGATCGGTCTGGAACTGGCCTTCGTCACCCCCGGGCAAGCGGCCTCGGCCGCAGTCCTCGACGACCTGTTCGCCGAATTGCTCGTCCTGCTCCCTGCCACGGCCCCGGCGGCACTGGTCGACGGCGTGACCGCCGCCGCCGAGCGCCTCGCCTCGGTCGCCGGCGGGGGCCAGCGTCCCTCGGCGGCGACGATCGCCCTGCTTGGCGACTGGCTGCCATGGTGCGAGGAGGCGATCGCCTCATGGAGCGCGGGGCGCACGATCACCCCCTGGGCTCCGCCCACTGCGGACGCGGGCGCTGCGGTGCCGGCCGAACCGGTCGCCGCGCGGCCGCCGGTGTCTCCCGCTCCCTCTCCGCCGCCTGTCGCGCCCCCGGCCGCCCTCCCCGACCTGCCCGAGATGGCGGTCGACGTCGTGCCGCCTGACGCCGACCCCGACCTCCTGCCGCTGTTTTGCGCCGAGGCAGAGGATCTGCTCCGCGAGATCGAGCAGGGTGTGCTGGTGCTGGAGACCGATCCGACCGATGGCGCGCAGCTCGCCGCGCTGTTCCGCGCGTTTCACACGTTCAAGGGGAACGCCGGGGTGATGAAGCTCGGCGTGATCCAGCAGCTCACGCACGAGCTCGAGTCGCTTCTTGACGGTGCCCGGCGTGGGCAGCTCGTCCTCGGCCGCGAGGCGATCGGCGTGATCCTCGCCGGGGCGGATGTCCTCGAGCGGTTCGTCGCCGAACTGGGGGCCCAGGCCGCGGGGAGCCGTCCCCGCGGGGCACTGTCGCTCCCCGTTCCGGCGGTCATCGAGGGGGCGCGGCTGGCGATGCTCGCCGCCCCGTCGGCTCCGTCGGCCGCTCCCGCCGTGGCGGCCGTGCCGCAGGTTGCCGCAGCCGTCGCGCCGCAGCCTGCCGCGGCCGTCGCGCGCGGCGGCGCGGCTCCGCCACCTGCGGCCACTGCCGTGCCGGCCGTGCCCGCGCCCGCGGTCGTCGTGCCGGAGCCGCAACCCGCTGCGGCACCAGCTCCCGGGCGCGCCGCGTCCCGCGCTGCCGGCGGGGCGATCGTCCGCGTCGACACCCACAAGCTCGACAGCCTCATCGATCTGGTCGGCGAGCTGGTCATCGCCCAGTCGATGGTCGTGCAGCATCCCGACATGGTGGCATCGGGTGACTCCGACCTGTCGCGTGCCGTGGGCCAGCTCCGCGGCATCACCTCCGACCTCCGCCGGACGGCGATGGCCCTGCGGATGGTGCCGATCAGGGCGACGTTTCAGAAGATGGCGCGCCTCGTCCGGGATCTGGCCGTGCAGCAGGGCAAGGAGATCCAGCTCGTGCTCGAGGGGGAGGATACGGAGCTCGACCGCACCGTCGTCGACGACCTCTCCGATCCACTCGTCCACATGATCCGCAACTCCGCCGATCACGGGATCGAACCGCCTGAGGAGCGCGCCCGCGCCGGCAAGCAGCGCTGCGGGACGATCACGCTCCAGGCGTTTCACCAAGGGGGCTACATCGTCATCCGGATCGCCGACGACGGCCGCGGACTGTCCCCCGAGCGGATCCGGCGCAAGGCGGAGGAGCGGGGCATCGTGTCCTCGACCGCGGCCCTCGACCGCCGCGAGATCCTCGAGCTGATCTTCGCCCCTGGTTTCTCCACCGCCGAGACGGTCACCGACCTGTCGGGGCGCGGCGTCGGAATGGACGTGGTGCGGCGGACGATCGCCGGCCTGCGCGGGAAGATCGAGATCGATTCCTCGGTCGGCTCCGGGACGACGTTCACGCTCTCGGTACCGCTGACACTGGCGATCATCGAGGGGCTGCTCGTCGGTGTCGCCGGGGAGCGCTACGTGATCCCCACGCTGTCGGTGCGCGAGAGTTTCCGGCTCCAGCCCGGCATGGTGAGCACGGTCCATGGCCGCGGCGAAATGGTCATGGTCCACGGCCGGCTGATGCCGCTGTTGCGGCTGCGTGGCCGCCTCGGCACCGCAGCCGAGGCGACAGCGTCGCGCGCGGCCGGCGCGGACGACGGGGTGGTCGTCGTCGTCGAAGCGGGGGCAGACGTCCGCTGCCTTCTCGTCGACGAACTGATCGGCAAGCAGGAGGTCGTGATCAAGGACCTCGGGGAGATCTTCCGTGACCGCACCGACTTCGCCGGCGCGGCGATCCTCGGCAACGGTCGGGTGGGGTTGATCCTCGACGTGGCGGCGCTGGTGCAGCTCCGGGGACGGCAGGGGGAGGCGGCCGCCTGA
- a CDS encoding 3-deoxy-7-phosphoheptulonate synthase — MTILPDDITAAPPQATGNLRIRSLEPLVPPSRLAALLPLDNAATETILAGRRAVERVLAGADRRLIAVVGPCSIHDPEAARDYARRLADIAGRIADRVLVVMRVYFEKPRTTVGWKGLINDPHLDDSFDVAAGLRLARGLLIEIARLGLPTATEFLEPITPQYIADTIVLGAIGARTTESPTHRQMASGLSMPVGFKNSTDGSLQAAVDAMQSARAPHSFLGIDNQGGTCVVSTLGNPWGVLMLRGGRSGSNYAPEFLHEARTRLEAVGLPARMIVDCSHANSGKDHRRQSIVWRDVLAQRVAGDRSIVGMMLESNIHPGSQPVSADRGRLAYGVSITDGCIGWDETALLLGEAHAGLGSAS; from the coding sequence ATGACGATCCTGCCCGACGACATCACCGCCGCCCCGCCGCAGGCGACCGGGAACCTCCGGATCCGCAGCCTCGAGCCGCTGGTGCCACCGAGCCGGCTGGCGGCCCTCCTGCCGCTCGACAATGCCGCCACGGAGACGATCCTGGCGGGCCGGCGGGCGGTGGAACGCGTCCTCGCCGGCGCGGACCGGCGGCTGATCGCCGTGGTCGGTCCCTGCTCGATCCACGATCCCGAAGCCGCCCGCGACTATGCCCGGCGCCTGGCCGACATCGCCGGCCGGATCGCCGACCGGGTCCTCGTGGTGATGCGCGTCTACTTCGAGAAACCGCGGACCACCGTGGGCTGGAAGGGGCTGATCAACGACCCGCACCTCGACGATTCGTTCGACGTCGCCGCCGGGCTGCGCCTGGCCCGCGGGCTGCTCATCGAGATCGCCCGCCTCGGCCTGCCGACGGCGACCGAGTTTCTCGAGCCGATCACGCCGCAGTACATCGCTGACACGATCGTGCTCGGGGCGATCGGCGCCCGTACGACCGAGTCGCCGACGCACCGGCAGATGGCCAGTGGCCTGTCGATGCCCGTCGGCTTCAAGAACTCGACCGACGGGTCGCTCCAGGCCGCCGTCGACGCGATGCAGTCGGCCCGGGCACCGCACAGCTTCCTCGGCATCGACAACCAGGGGGGGACGTGCGTCGTCTCGACGCTCGGCAACCCCTGGGGGGTGCTGATGCTCCGCGGCGGCCGGTCGGGGTCGAACTACGCCCCCGAGTTCCTCCACGAGGCGCGCACGCGGCTCGAGGCGGTCGGGCTGCCGGCGCGGATGATCGTCGACTGCAGCCATGCCAATTCCGGGAAGGACCATCGCCGGCAGTCGATCGTGTGGCGCGACGTCCTCGCCCAACGCGTCGCCGGCGACCGCTCGATCGTCGGGATGATGCTCGAGAGCAACATCCACCCCGGCAGCCAGCCGGTGTCTGCCGATCGCGGGCGCCTCGCCTACGGCGTGTCGATCACCGACGGCTGCATCGGCTGGGACGAGACGGCGCTGCTCCTCGGCGAGGCCCATGCCGGCCTCGGGTCGGCCTCGTGA